CTTGGGGTCGAGTTGCGCTTCGAGCCGTGCGAGCGAGAGTGACAGCACGTGGCGACCACGCTCGACGTGCGCGATCACGTAATCTCCATCGGCCTCGAACCAGCGCACATCCGACACCGGCAGCGGTACGATGGCGCTTCCAGTGCGGATGAAGAGCCGCCGAAGCGGCCCCTTGCCGAGGATTTCGCCAAGCCGATCTCCGGGGCTATCGGCCGAGGGTTCGCCCAACGCGACACGAACTCGATCGAGCGTCGCGGTGAGTCGCGCGGCGCCGAATGGCTTCAGCAGGTAGTCTACCGCGCCAAGTTCGAACGCCGTGACGGCGTGCTCCGCATACGCCGTCGTGAAGACGGCGAAGGGATTCTTGGTGAGGCGCCCGAGCACCTCGGTCCCGAGCAGTCCAGGCATCTGGATATCGAGGAAGACGAGCTCGGGTTGCAGCCGTTCGATCGTCTCGATCGCCGCGAGTCCGTGCGCCGCCTCACCGACTACGTCGATCCAGTCGAAGGCGCCGAGCATGCGTCGGAGTCCAGCGCGGGCGATGGCCTCGTCGTCGGCGATCACTACCCGGATGCGACGGTCGATGCTCATGCGACATCGTCCGCATCGTCAGCAGGCAAGGACACGCGCGCGGTGAAGCCTGCTCCAGGACGACTCTCACACGTCAGTGCGGCGCGTGAGCCGTACAGCGCATCGAGCCGTTCGCGCAGCCTGCGCAGTCCGGTGCGGCCGCTGTCCGGGGGTGCCGACAAATCTGCGCCGGCACCATCGTCTGCCACGGTCAGCGTAAGCGTCGTGCCGTTCCGCTGCGCTGACACCGTGATCTTCGTGGGGTCCACGCGCGACGCGGCTCCGTGCCGGACGGCGTTCTCGACCAGCGTTTGCAGTGCGAACGCCGGTACGAACAGCGCAGACGCCTCCTGCGGTACGTCCCACTGCACCACGAGTCGCTCGCCAAATCGTACCTGTTCGAGTTCCACGTACCGCGATACGAACGCGCGCTCTTCCTGGAGTGTGACGCGATCACGGTTCTCCTCGAGCACGGTGCGCAGCAGCGCAGCTAACCGCTCGGCACTGTCAGCCGCAAGATCGGGCGCCACCGGGATCAGGTGAACGACACTGTGCAGCGCGTTGAAGAGGAAATGCGGATTGAGTTGGCCGCGCAGCGCCGCGAGTTGCGCGCGCACGGCAGCCGCCTCGGCGTGCGCCGCGCGGTCCGTCGCCTGCACGGCGTACGACACGCCGGCCACCGCCACATACAGCCAGACACCGAGCAGGAGAAACGGGGCCACCAAGGGCGGTGCGGTCAGCACGATGGCGCCGCGCGCGATGCTCTCCACAATGTTCGAAAGCACCACCCAGGCGACGGAGAACCCGATGGCCGCGCACACCTGCAACAGGATGAATCCGGGTCGGACCGGTCGAGGCCACGGCGTGCGCCCCACGAAGCGCAGTACGACCACACCAAGCAGCGCCGCGCCAACGATGGCCCTGGTCGAGACGACGAGCGCGCGCGCCAGCGGGACACCGTGCACCACGGACATCGTAGCCGCATAGAGCGCGAGCACGGGCAGCCAGCCGATCGCCAGCTGGAGCGAGAACCAGCCGCGCGCGCGGTAGGTGTCGGCGCGCGCGGGCGCAGCGGCCGTCATCGCGGCGCGGTCGCCGCGACGCGACGGGCGGTCATCCGGAGAACGGCCGTCTCCCACGACTTCTCCCCGTTCGTGGAGCGGTCGGCCTGATACTTGAAGCTCGTGGGTGTGATGTCGTAGAAGCGCACCCGCTGAACATACGCAGAACCATCGGCGTCGCGACCCGCGCTGCGGATCTGCATCTCGCCGTTCGCCCACGTGGCGGTCGCGGGAGTGAAGCGCGCCCGATACACATCGAGCGACATCTGCGACCACACGCGTTGCGCGGCATCGAAGAGGCGCGTGGTGCGCAGGAAGGCATTGGGATTGCCGGAGCCGTCCACAATGCGGAGTTCGTCCTCGATGCCGAAGCCATCCATCGCACGCCACGCCTTCCAGACGGCGCTCAACTTGGGCACCCCATGGATGCGGGTGGCGAGGGTGGTGGCCTTGGGCGTCACCGTGACCTCCCACTGTCCGATCAGAAAGTCAAACTGGGTCGCCTCGCGTGGTGCCGCCGAGAGCGTGCGGGGTGCGGCTCCGCCTGGGGCTCCGCCACCGTGTTGTGCGAACGACGGCGAGGCGAGCACGACGAGCGAAACGAGGGCGGCGGCGAAAGGGCGCATCATACATGGCTCCGGGCGAATGGACGGCATATGGGTCACGAACGGAGAGTACTGTCGCGCGGTCGGTGGAAGGTCATGGCATCGCCGAGTGGTCGAACGGGCCCGACGAACGGCGCCCCGACGGGTCGGGGTGAACGCATTGTTCCGTCATGCCACAGCCTCCCAACACTTCCGTTGCCGAATCCCCGCTCATCGCGCTACGCGGTGTGAGCAAGCAGTACCCCAGCGCGGCGGGCGCCTTCACGGCGCTGGTCGACGTCGACCTCGAGATCGGCCGCGGCGAGTTCGTCGCCGTCGTTGGCGACTCAGGGAGCGGCAAGTCCACACTGCTCTCGCTGGTCGCGGGCATCGACCGCCCGAGTTCCG
This region of Gemmatimonas groenlandica genomic DNA includes:
- a CDS encoding sensor histidine kinase, with the translated sequence MGDGRSPDDRPSRRGDRAAMTAAAPARADTYRARGWFSLQLAIGWLPVLALYAATMSVVHGVPLARALVVSTRAIVGAALLGVVVLRFVGRTPWPRPVRPGFILLQVCAAIGFSVAWVVLSNIVESIARGAIVLTAPPLVAPFLLLGVWLYVAVAGVSYAVQATDRAAHAEAAAVRAQLAALRGQLNPHFLFNALHSVVHLIPVAPDLAADSAERLAALLRTVLEENRDRVTLQEERAFVSRYVELEQVRFGERLVVQWDVPQEASALFVPAFALQTLVENAVRHGAASRVDPTKITVSAQRNGTTLTLTVADDGAGADLSAPPDSGRTGLRRLRERLDALYGSRAALTCESRPGAGFTARVSLPADDADDVA
- a CDS encoding LytR/AlgR family response regulator transcription factor; amino-acid sequence: MSIDRRIRVVIADDEAIARAGLRRMLGAFDWIDVVGEAAHGLAAIETIERLQPELVFLDIQMPGLLGTEVLGRLTKNPFAVFTTAYAEHAVTAFELGAVDYLLKPFGAARLTATLDRVRVALGEPSADSPGDRLGEILGKGPLRRLFIRTGSAIVPLPVSDVRWFEADGDYVIAHVERGRHVLSLSLARLEAQLDPKRFVRIHRAHLVNLDHVLAFRSHGKGGMVAELRGGELLAVSRVRAQELRRLGV